The Candidatus Binatia bacterium nucleotide sequence GGGTTCGCCGCCGTGGGCGCGACCACGAAGGAGGACGATATCGCTTCGTTCACGAACCTCGCCCCCGGCGTGGCGCTTCTCGCCCCCGGCGTGGGGATCGTCTCGGACAGTCCGGGAGGGGGCACGGCGGTCCTGAGCGGAACGTCCATGGCCACGCCCCACGTAGCCGGGGCCCTGGCGCTCCTCGCCCCTCTCGTCCCCCGCCTGCACCTGCCCGCCCTGGTCGACGTGCTCTCCGCCTCGGGTCACCCTCTGGAGAACCGGCGCCTCTGCCGAGCGGATTGCGCCACGTTTCCGCGCCTGGACATCGCAGCCGCGCTAGCGCGGCTCGAGCGCTTCCGGACCCTCACGCCCGGCGGCGCGGGGCGCCGCCGCGACTGCCAGGTGGAGTGGGACATCGCGGGGGTCGAGCTGCCTCCGCGGAGCTCGCGCGTCCGCATCCCGTGCGAGGACGGCGACCCTTCCTGCGATGCCGACGCGACTCCGGGCCAGTGCACGTTCCTCTTTTCCGCTTGCCTGAACGTCGTCGACCTTCGCACTCCCGAATGCGATCCCACGGCCCCCATCGACGCCTACAGGCTCGTCCGCCCGAGCCCTTTCGATTCGCGCGATCCCACGGACCTCGCCAACGTGACCGGGCTGCTCTCGCGCCTGCCCGCACTCCCCCACGGGTCGGCGGCCACGTGCACGTCCTTCGTCCCCTTCGTCGTCCCTCGCGGGACTTCGATCGGGTCCCGGTCCCTCCTGTTCGCCGCGGAAACCCGGCTCGGGCGCGACGCGGACCGCTTGCGGTTCGTCTGCCTCCCGCCCGGCGGCCTCAAAGGTCGAGCAGCAACCGGGCCGGGTCCTCGAGGCGTTCCTTGACCCGCACGAGAAAGGTCACCGCCTGCTCGCCGTCGACGAGCCGGTGGTCGTAGGAAAGCGCGACGTACATCATGGGCCGGACGGCGATCTGCCCGTCGACGACCACGGGCCGCTCCTGGATCTTGTGCATCCCGAGAATCCCGCTCTGGGGCGGGTTGAGCAGTGGGGTCGAGAGAAGGGATCCGAAGACCCCGCCGTTCGTGATCGTGAACGTGCCGCCCGTCACTTCGTCCACGGAGAGCTTTCCCTCTCGTGCGCGCGCAGCGAGCCGCGCGATCTCGGTCTCGAGCTCCGCGAACGAGAGCCGGTCGGCGTAACGCACCACGGGAACCACGAGGCCGCGCGGGGTGCTCACGGCAATGCCGAGATGGACGTGCTTTTTGTACACCACGTCGGCCCCGTCGATCTGTGCGTTGAGAACGGGGATCTCGCGCAGCGCCGCGATGCAACTGCGGGCGAAGAACGAGAGGAGCCCGAGGCGAATCCCGTGCTTTCGCTCGAACGCCTCCCGATACCGACGACGGAGTTCGTTGACGGCGCTCATGTCCACCTCGTTGAAGGTGGTCAGCGTCGCCGTCTCGCGGCGTGCGGCGAGAAGCCGTTCCGCGATCCGCCGCCGGATGGGTGTCATCGGGACCCGCTCCTCTTCGGCCTCGCCCTCCGCCGAAGGAGTCGGCACCCGCCGAACCCGCCCCTCCTCGCCCACCTCTGCGCCCGAGGGCGTGGGCACCCGTGCGAGGACGTCGCTCTTGGTCACCCTCCCACCGGGCCCCGACCCCGAGATTCTCGCCGCGTCGACCCCGTGTTCCGCCGCGACGCGGCGTGCCAGGGGGGTGACCTTCGCCGCAGGAGCGGTCGTGGAACGTTCGGGAGGCTTCGCCGCGGGCGTCTCTTTCGCGGTCCCCGTCCCGGGTGTCTCCTGCGGCACCTCGCGCCGCTCCGCCGGACGCGCTGGCTTCGACTCCGAAGCGGGCTTCGCCGGCGCACCCTGCGGGGCGCGCCGTTCCCCCGCAGGAGCGATCCGTGCCACCACGTCGCCCACGCGCACCGTCTCACCCTCCTGGCGCAGGATCTCGAGCACCCCCTCCCGCTCGGCAGGGATTTCCACGTTCGCCTTTTCCGTCTCGAGCTCGACGAGGATCTCGTCCGCGCGCACCTCGGCCCCGTGCTCCTTGAG carries:
- the sucB gene encoding dihydrolipoyllysine-residue succinyltransferase component of 2-oxoglutarate dehydrogenase complex; the protein is MEAVEVRVPPLGESITEAVIVRWLKEHGAEVRADEILVELETEKANVEIPAEREGVLEILRQEGETVRVGDVVARIAPAGERRAPQGAPAKPASESKPARPAERREVPQETPGTGTAKETPAAKPPERSTTAPAAKVTPLARRVAAEHGVDAARISGSGPGGRVTKSDVLARVPTPSGAEVGEEGRVRRVPTPSAEGEAEEERVPMTPIRRRIAERLLAARRETATLTTFNEVDMSAVNELRRRYREAFERKHGIRLGLLSFFARSCIAALREIPVLNAQIDGADVVYKKHVHLGIAVSTPRGLVVPVVRYADRLSFAELETEIARLAARAREGKLSVDEVTGGTFTITNGGVFGSLLSTPLLNPPQSGILGMHKIQERPVVVDGQIAVRPMMYVALSYDHRLVDGEQAVTFLVRVKERLEDPARLLLDL